The Candidatus Sericytochromatia bacterium genome contains the following window.
AAGCTGCGCCTTGCCGCTGCCGATCGCCAGGTGGTGGTGACCACGACATGGCGCATCGGCGGGAGGTCCACGTGAAGATCGTCTGGCTCTCGCAACACTTCGCCCCCGAGCCCTGCGCGCCGGCCGCCCGGGGCCTGGAGATGGCGCGCGTCTGGCGCGAGGCCGGGCACACCGTGAAGGTCGTGACGGCCTTCCCGAATCACCCGCAAGGGGTGGTGCCGGAAGGTTACCGCGGCCGCTGGCGCATGCGAGAAGACCTGGACGGCCTGGCGGTCTACCGCAGCTGGGTCTACGTGACGCCCAACGAGGGCTTCTTCAAGCGCATCCTGAACCATCTGAGCTTCACCGCGTCGGCGGTGCTGCAGACGCTGCCGCGCCTGGGCGAGGTGGACGTGGTGGTGGCCAGTTCGCCCAGCTTCTTTCCGGTGCTGGCGGCCTGGCTGATCAGCCGGGTCAAGGGCGTGCCCTTCGTGTTCGAGGTGCGTGACCTCTGGCCGGGCATTTTCAAGGCCCTCGGCGTGCTGCGCGACGGCCCCGCCCTGCGCGCCCTGGAGGCCCTGGAGCGCTGGCTGTACCACCAGGCCGACCACGTCGTGACCGTGACCCAGTCCTTTGCGGCGGATCTGCGCGCCCGCGGCGTGCCGGCCCACAAGCTGTCCGTCATCACCAACGGCGTCGACCTCGACCAGTTCGCTCCCGCCCCGCGCCACGCGGCGCGCCGGGAGGCCTGGGGCGTGGCGAATCGCTTCGTGGTGCTGTACCTGGGCACGCACGGCATCTCGCAGGGCCTGGAGACCCATCTGGCGGCTGCTCGCCTGCTGCAGGACGACCCGGAGGTGGCCTTCGTCTTCGTGGGCGAGGGCGCCCGCAAGCAGGCCCTCATGGCCGAGGCCGCGGAACTGCCCAACGTGCAGTTCCATCCTGCCGTGCCGAAAGCCGAGGTGCCGGCCTGTTACCACGCCGCCGACGTCTGCCTGGTGCCGCTGCGCGACCTGGACGCCTTCGGTCAGTTCATTCCCTCCAAGCTCTTCGAGTTGCTGGGCTGCGCCCGCCCGATCATCGCCTCGCTGACGGGGGAACCCGCGGCCCTGCTGGAGGCGTCTGGGGCAGCCACGGTGGTGCCGCCCGGGGACGTGGCCGCGCTGGTGGCCGCGATCCGGCAGCTGAAGCAGGATCCGGCGCGCGAGGTGCGGGCGCAGCAAGGCCGGGCCTTCGTGGCGCAGCATTATGACCGCC
Protein-coding sequences here:
- a CDS encoding glycosyltransferase family 4 protein; protein product: MKIVWLSQHFAPEPCAPAARGLEMARVWREAGHTVKVVTAFPNHPQGVVPEGYRGRWRMREDLDGLAVYRSWVYVTPNEGFFKRILNHLSFTASAVLQTLPRLGEVDVVVASSPSFFPVLAAWLISRVKGVPFVFEVRDLWPGIFKALGVLRDGPALRALEALERWLYHQADHVVTVTQSFAADLRARGVPAHKLSVITNGVDLDQFAPAPRHAARREAWGVANRFVVLYLGTHGISQGLETHLAAARLLQDDPEVAFVFVGEGARKQALMAEAAELPNVQFHPAVPKAEVPACYHAADVCLVPLRDLDAFGQFIPSKLFELLGCARPIIASLTGEPAALLEASGAATVVPPGDVAALVAAIRQLKQDPAREVRAQQGRAFVAQHYDRRVLATRYLDLLEGLVARRRGVGASPERAPALGPSREQAGGEALCQG